The DNA segment CGTTCTTTTTCCCAACCCTGGCGTGGCGCCGGGATTACGTGCGGGCCTGATGCTGGAGAAATTGCGCTGACTTATTTCCCGCAGGCGAAGGCCTGTGGGTTTTAATTTATCGTGCGCCAGGAAATTAATCCGGATTATTCCTGGAGAACGGCTTTATTTATCATCAGCGCTCAGGTATAGTTCTTCATATTCCCTGCAAAATCATGCTGTTGTCATTTTTCCTTTCAACTCTTCGCAATAATTTCTTTTTTTCTCCACAATTGGCGAAAAAATGTTTTTTACACTTTCATTGTTTTACCGATGCTCTGACTAATTGACGATTAAGTCGGTAAAGTTAATCTCGTCAACACGGCGCTGTACTTCTTCGGAGGTGACAAGAAAGCCGTAAAATAACTGAAAGGAAGGATAAAGATTATGCGTAAATTAACTGCACTGTTTGTTGCCTCTGGGCTGGCGCTGGGCGCTGCAAACCTGGCTCATGCGGCGGATACCACCACCGCGGCACCGGCAGACGCCAAACCGATGATGCAGCATAAAGGCAAATTCGGCCCACATCATGACATGATGTTTAAAGACCTGAATCTGACCGATGCTCAGAAACAACAGATCCGCGACATCATGAAGGATCAGCGTGACCAGATGAAGCGTCCGCCGGTTGAAGAACGCCGCGCAATGCACGACATCATTGCCAGCGATACCTTCGATAAAGCGAAAGCCGAAGCGCAGATTACGAAGATGGAAGAACAGCGCAAAGCTAGCATGCTGGCACACATGGAAACGCAGAATAAGATCTACAACATTCTGACCCCGGAACAGAAAAAACAGTTTAATGCCAATTTTGAGAAGCGTCTGACAGAACGTCCGGCGCGTGACGGTAAAATGCCTGTACCTGCTGAGTAATCGCTGAGCAGACCTATTCGAAGACCGCCGGTCTTGTCCATCCTCTCCACTGAGGCGATGGGCAGGATCGGCGGTTTTTTCTTTTTCAGGCCCTAAGGAAAATCATCATGGCTGCCGATAACGACGTTGTGCTTTATTATGCCGCATGATGTTTATCAGGAGCGATGATGGAATACTTTGATATCCGCAAGATGCCGGTCAATCTCTGGCGCAACGGTGCCGGTGAAACGCGTGAAATTTGCTGTTTTCCACCGGCGACCCGCGATTTTCACTGGCGTGCCAGCATTGCTTCTATCGCCGGTAATGGCGAATTTTCGCTCTTTCCCGGTATCGAACGGGTGATCACCCTGCTGGAAGGCAGCGAAGTGACGCTGGAAAGTCAGGGGGCGTTCAGCCATACCCTTAAGCAGCATCAGCCGTTTACCTTTGCCGGGGAGCGCGTGGTGAAGGCCAGACTGACGGAAGGGCAGATGTCGATGGATTTTAATATCATGACCCGGCGTGACTCCTGCCAGGCGAAAGTGCGGGTGGCCGATCGTACCTTTACCACCTTTGGCTCGCGCGGCGGCGTGGTGTTTGTCATCAGCGGTGCCTGGCAACTGGGCGATAAACTGCTGACTGCCGATCAGGGCGCCTGCTGGCACGATGGCAAACATACGCTACGGCTGTTGAAAACCGAGGGGAAACTGTTATTCAGTGAGATCACCTGGCTGCAGGGACATTCCCCGGATTCAGTTCAATAATTTCACAGGCTCCGGAAACGAGCGGCTTACAGAGAATTTTGTAACCGTCATGATCAAAACCGGCTGGCGTTTGTATCAGGGTTGCCGCATCCTCCAGCGTATCAACCGCCCCCAGCCACAGCCAGTTGTTAATGACGTGGTACTGCGTCATTTGCGCACGACTCTCTTTGAGCGCAATGGCGTTTTTCCACGGCCAGCAGATAACGCGCAGTTTTTCCAGCGATGCCTGTAAACGGGCATCGTGCTCCTGTGGATGCTCTTTATTACAGCAGACGCCAGCGCAGCGTTTTAGCGCAGAGCGAAAGCAGGCACGGCCACGGCTCAGGGGTTCAAGCCCCAGCCGCCCGTAACACAATTTTTGTTCGTCAGCGAGTGACTGTAAGGCGGCAAGCGCGGCGCGGCGGTTAGCAAAAAGACCGAACAGATCCGGAGCGTGGGAGAAATCAACGTCGCGCGAATAGACGACGTCCACTTTTCCATCCCTGAGCGTTAGCGCGCAGAGCTGGCGGTTGCGGCGCAGACGTTTATTAAAGAGCGGCTGTTGCTCTTTAATCAGCCGAGCCTCGAGTAATAGCGCGCCAATTTCACCGGCGGTACCGATCCAGGAGATACGCCGGGACTGGCGCAGCATGGCGGCTTCCTCCGGCGTGCGTAAATGCGACAGCACCCGACTGCGGATATTGACACTTTTACCAATGTAAAGCGGCAGGGTGTCGCTTTCGCTGTGAAAAAGATAAACACCGGGCACGGCCGGGAGCGAATCCAGGAAAGGACGCAGATGTTCAGGATATTCGTAAACTGCTGTTTCAGGCTCAAGACGAGGAACTGATTGACGCCGTACCACGGTTAACTCCGGATGCTGGTTATTCATCCAGTATAGCAGCGTCAGTATGATTAAAAAAGAGATGGCGTGGGCCACTGTGGCGCGGGAGCCGGATGGCAACGCCATCCGGCCAGTCCATTCTTACTGTTTCCAGAAGTCATCAAACACGGTAATCGGCGGACGGCGTTTATGCTCTGTCTTCAGATACCAGCCTTCAATGATTTTCGCGATGGCGGCATCCACCGTTTTTCCTTCCAGATAGTCATCAATGTTCTCATAGGTTACGCCCAGCGCGGCTTCATCCGGCAGAGAAGGGCGATCGTCTTCGAGATCGGCGGTAGGCGCTTTCTTATAAAGGTGTTCCGGGCAACCTAATGCCGCCAGCAGCTGTTTTCCCTGGCGCTTGTTGAGGCGAAACAGCGGGTTAACATCCGTACCACCGTCACCGTATTTGGTGAAGAAACCGGTGATGGCTTCCGCCGCATGATCGGTACCCACTACCACGCCGCTGGTCATGCCCGCGATACTGTACTGTGCTTTCATACGTTCCCGGGCTTTTTCATTGCCACGAACGAAATCGCTTAGTTCAATGCCGGCTTCACGCAGGGCCTGTTCGCTCGCCAGTACCGCTCCTTTGATATTGACGGTCAGCACGCGGTCCGGCTGGATAAAGTCGATGGCGTCCTGACAATCCTGCTCATCAGCCTGAACGCCATAAGGCAGGCGAACGGCGATAAACTGCAGCGCGTCGTTACCGGTCTCAGCACGCAATTCGCTAATGGCGGTCTGGCAAAGTTTGCCTGCCAGCGTCGAGTCTTGTCCTCCACTGATGCCCAGCACCAGACTTTTCAGGAAGGGATAACGTTGCAGATATGCCTTCAGAAAATCCACGCTGCGGCGAATTTCCTCTTCTGGATTAATGTGCGGTTTTGCGCCAAGCGCTTTGATGATCTCGTGTTGCAGAGTCATTTACCCCCTCCCCAATGTATAAAGAATAAAATCAGACTGTGATAAAGCTAACCCTTTGCTGTGCAAACGACAAGAGAACGCAGGCTGAGTGGCGCTTAAAACGACATCCTGCCGTCTGAACGGAATCTGGCAAAATATTCGCGTGCTAAGTGTTCGCTTGAAAAATGTCAAAATGTATTCCAGGCTTATATAACACGCTGATAAACAAGAGGACGGAAAATGAACAGGACTATTGCAGGAATTTTCAGTGCAGCAGCAGTATTAACGATGCTGGCAGGGTGTACGGCGTATGACCGTACCAAAGACCAATTTGTCCAGCCTGTGGTCAAAGATGTGAAAAAAGGCATGAGCCGTGCGCAGGTTGCACAGATTGCCGGGAAACCGTCGTCTGAGGTGAGCATGATCCACGCTCGCGGTACCTGCCAGACCTACATCCTGGGTCAACGTGATGGTAAAGCAGAAACCTATTTCGTGGCGCTGGATGATACCGGTCATGTTATCAACTCAGGCTACCAGAGCTGCGCTGAGTATGATACCGACCCACAGGCAGCGAAGTCACAATAACTGTCTATTGCCTGTACAGCTCAACGAACCGGCCACTGGCCGGTTTTTTTGTAACGAAGATGATCTTATTTATTGATGCGAATTATTTACCCGAAGTGTGAAGGGGGTCATAACGCCAGGTCAATGAGAGACAATTTAGTTGGTCAAGGAAATACCATCAGCAGGTGCGATGCCGTATACTCATTTCAGACACAGAAATAAGTTTTCGGTTACGCAGGTTGTCCAGAGCATAGATGCAGGTTGAGACTTGCGGCGTGTCTGGTTGACAGATAATCGCACATGAGGAAGGTCTGAATGGAAAAGAAACACATTTATCTGTTTTGCTCTGCGGGTATGTCTACCTCTTTGTTAGTGTCAAAGATGCGTGCGCAGGCGGAAAAGTATGACGTCCCGGTTATTATTGAAGCATACCCGGAGACCCTTGCCGGAGAAAAAGGACCGAATGCCGACGTTGTATTATTAGGTCCACAAATTGGTTATATGTTGCCCGAAATTCAGCGTTTGTTACCGAACAAACCTGTAGAAGTGATTGACTCGCTGCTGTATGGCAAAGTCGATGGTTTAGGCGTGCTTAAGGCTGCGGTTGCAGCAATTAAAAAAGCCGCTGCAAATTAATATTTTAAATTTTCCCGTCAAAGAGTTATTTCATTTACATATACCGCAATAATTAATTGCGGTCTTTAAGGGTATTTTTCTATGAGTAACGTCATTGCTTCACTTGAAAAGGTACTCCTTCCTTTTGCTGTCAAAATAGGAAAGCAGCCACACGTTAATGCAATCAAAAACGGTTTTATTCGTTTAATGCCATTAACCCTCGCGGGGGCTATGTTTGTATTAATCAATAACGTTTTCCTGAGCTTTGGGGAGGGGTCGTTTTTTTATTCCCTCGGTATTCGGCTGGATGCGTCAACCATTGAAAACCTCAATAGTCTGAAAGGCATCGGCGGAAACGTCTATAACGGTACGCTGGGTATTATGTCTCTGATGGCGCCATTCTTTATCGGTATGGCGCTGGCGGAAGAGCGCAAAGTCGACGCCCTGGCGGCCGGCCTGTTATCGGTTGCGGCCTTTATGACCGTCACGCCTTACAGCGTGGGCGAAGCCTATGCGGTTGGGGCGAACTGGTTGGGCGGTGCGAATATCATTTCCGGTATTATTATCGGTCTGGTGGTCGCGGAAATGTTTACCTTTATTGTCCATCGCAACTGGGTCATTAAATTACCCGATAGCGTACCGGCATCCGTCTCCCGTTCATTCTCCGCATTGATTCCGGGCTTTATTATCCTTTCCATTATGGGGATCATCGCCTGGGCGCTGACGACGTGGGGAACTAACTTCCACCAGATCATTATGGACACCATCTCTACACCGCTGGCTTCGCTGGGCAGTGTGGTTGGTTGGGCGTACGTGCTCTTTGTTCCGCTGCTGTGGTTCTTCGGTATCCACGGTTCCCTGGCGCTGACGGCGCTCGACAGCGGTATCATGACGCCATGGGCGCTGGAAAACATCGCTATCTATCAGCAGTACGGTTCAGTGGATGCCGCGCTGGCCGCCGGTAAGACGTTCCACGTCTGGGCGAAGCCGATGCTCGACTCCTTTATCTTCCTCGGCGGCAGCGGTGCCACGCTGGGTCTGATCCTTGCCATCTTTATCGCCTCTCGCCGTGCGGATTATCGTCAGGTGGCGAAACTGGCTCTGCCATCAGGTATCTTCCAGATTAACGAACCGATTCTGTTTGGTCTGCCGATCATCATGAACCCGGTAATGTTCATCCCGTTCATTCTGGTACAGCCGATTCTGGCTGCGATTACGCTGATAGCGTATTACCTGGGTATTATCCCACCCATTACTAACATTGCGCCGTGGACCATGCCAACCGGGCTGGGGGCGTTCTTTAACACCAACGGGAGCGTTGCGGCTCTGCTGGTCGCCTTGTTCAACTTAGGGATTGCGACGCTGATTTACCTGCCGTTCGTGGTGGTTGCGAACAAAGCGCAAAACGCAATCGACAAGGAAGAGAGCGAAGAAGATATCGCTAACGCACTGAAATTTTAAGTTTAACCCGGCATGTGGCGACGCATGCCGGGCCGTCAAAGAGGAATGATTTATGATGGATCTCGAGAATATTACTGATACCCAGACCGAAGCCGAAGAGCTCGAAGAAGTGGTGATGGGGCTTATCATCAACTCCGGACAGGCGCGCAGCTTGGCCTACGCGGCCTTAAAACAGGCGAAGCAGGGCGACTTCGACGCCGCGAAAACGATGATGGAGCAGTCGCGCATGGCGCTAAACGAAGCGCATCTGGTGCAGACGAAACTGATTGAAGGCGATCAGGGCGAAGGTAAAATGAAAGTCAGTCTGGTTCTGGTTCACGCACAGGATCACCTGATGACGTCAATGCTGGCACGCGAGCTGGTGACAGAGTTGATTGAGCTTCACGAGAAGTTGAAATAGTAAGGAGTTGATGATGCAACACCAGGCTACCGCACCGGAAATCACCATTGCCCGTGAACAACAGTTGTTTAACGGTAAAAATTTCCATGTCTTTATCTACAACAAGACGGAGAGCGCCTGCGGTCTGCATCAGCACGATTACTATGAGTTTACGCTGGTGCTCACGGGTCGCTATTACCAGGAGATCAACGGTAAACGTGTGCTGCTGGAACGGGGTGACTTTGTGTTTGTTCCGCTCGGTTCGCACCATCAGAGCTTCTACGAGTTCGGCTCGACGCGTATTCTTAACGTTGGCATCAGTAAACGTTTTTTTGAACAGCACTACAGCCCGCTCATGCCGTTCTGTTTCGTGGCATCGCAGGTCTATCGCACCAACAGCGCATTTTTAACCTACGTCGAGACGGTTATCGCCTCGCTCAACTTTCGTGATACCGGGCTGGAAGAGTTTGTCGAAGTGGTCACCTTCTACATTATCAACCGCCTGCGCCATTATCGTGAAGAACAGGTTCTTGATGATATTCCGCAGTGGCTGAAAGCCACCGTGGAAACCATGCACAATAAAGCGCAGTTTGGCGAAAATGCTCTGGAAAATATGGTTTTTCTGTCCGCAAAGTCCCAGGAATACCTGACGCGAGCGACCCAGCGTTATTACAGCAAAACGCCGATGCAATTAATTAATGAAATTCGCATCAACTTTGCCAAGAAACAGCTGGAGATGACTAACTACTCCGTAACAGATATTGCGTATGAAGCGGGATACAGTAGTCCAAGTCTGTTTATTAAGACGTTTAAAAAAATGACGTCATTTACGCCTAATAGCTACAGAAAAAAACTCACGCAATATAATCAGTAATTATTTTACTCAACAACCAGGTTTACGCTTGCCCATTATTGACGCGGGACGTCTGTGTCATATCTGACAGAAGGGCAGAGCCTCATTCACGCCAGTGTTAAGCACTGAAGGGAGAAACGATGAGCCAGAAATTAAAAGTCGTCACCATTGGTGGCGGCAGCAGCTATACCCCAGAATTGCTGGAAGGATTTATTAAACGCTACCATGAGCTGCCGGTTTCCGAATTGTGGCTGGTTGACGTCGAAGGCGGCGAAGAGAAACTGGATATTATTTACCAGCTTTGCCAGCGGATGATCGAAAAAGCAGGCGTGCCGATGAAGGTGTTTAAAACCCTGGATCGCCGTGAAGCGCTGAAAGATGCCGATTTCGTGACCACGCAGCTGCGCGTAGGACAGTTGAAAGCGCGTGAACTGGATGAGCGTATTCCGCTGAGCCATGGCTACCTGGGTCAGGAAACCAACGGTGCCGGTGGGCTGTTTAAAGGACTGCGCACGATCCCGGTGATTTTCGACATTATTAAAGATGTGGAAGAACTGTGTCCGAATGCCTGGGTGATCAACTTTACTAACCCGGCTGGCATGGTGACCGAAGCGGTCTATCGTCATACGAACTTCAAACGCTTTATTGGCGTGTGCAACATTCCGGTCGGGATGAAGATGTTCATCCACGATGTGCTGGCGCTGAAAGAGAGTGACGACCTGTCGATCGACCTGTTTGGCCTCAACCACATGGTGTTCATCAAAGATGTGATCGTTAATGGGCAGTCACGCTTTGCTGAGCTGTTGGACGGCGTGGCCTCGGGCCAGCTTAAAGCGTCCACGGTGAAAAACATTTTCGATCTGCCGTTTAGCGAAGGGCTCATTCGTTCTCTGAATCTGCTGCCATGCTCGTATCTGCTGTACTACTTCAAGCAAAAAGAGATGCTGGCGATTGAGATGGGTGAATACTACAAGGGCGGCGCGCGGGCCCAGGTGGTACAGAAGGTCGAGAAACAGCTGTTCGATCTGTATAAGAACCCGGAGCTGAACATCAAGCCGAAGGAGCTGGAGCAGCGCGGGGGCGCGTACTACTCTGACGCCGCCTGTGAAGTCATTAATGCGATTTTCAATGACAAGCAAACCGAGCATTACGTCAACATTCCGCATCACGGCCACGTCGATAACATTCCGGCCGACTGGGCGGTCGAGATGACCTGTACGTTGGGTCGCGATGGGGCAACGCCGACGCCGCGTATCACCCATTTTGACGAGAAAGTGTTGGGATTGATCTATACCATCAAAGGCTTTGAAGTCGCTGCCAGTAACGCGGCGCTGAGCGGTGAGTTTAACGATGTTCTGTTAGCGCTGAATCTGAGTCCGCTGGTGCATTCGGATCACGACGCAGAAGGGCTGGCGCGTGAACTGATTCTGGCGCACGAAAAATGGTTGCCAAACTTTGCCGGGTGCATTGCGAAGCTTAAAGACGCACAACACTAAAGAGGTCGGCTATGGAACGCTTATTGATTGTAAACGCGGATGATTTTGGTCTGAGCAAAGGGCAAAACTACGGCATCGTGGAGGCCTGTCGTCACGGCGTGGTGACCTCGACTACGGCGATGGTGAACGGTGATGCCATTGAGCATGCGGTCACCTTAAGCCGCGATCTGCCGACACTGGCGGTAGGGATGCACTTTGTTCTGACGTTGGGAAAACCACTGACCGAGATGCCGGGATTAACCCGTGAAGGGCGTCTGGGAAAATGGATCTGGCAGATGGCAGAGGAAGATACGCTGCCGCTGGACGAAATCGCCCGTGAGCTTGCCAGTCAGTACCAGCGTTTCATCGACCTGTTCGGGCGGGAGCCGACGCATCTGGATAGCCATCACCATGTGCATATGTTCCCGCAGATCTTCCCCCTTGTCGCACGTTTTGCCGCAGAGCGTAATATTGCGCTGCGTATTGATCGTCAGCCGGTGTTCAGGACCGGCGATCTCCCGGCGACGCTGCGTAGCTCGCAAGGGTTCAGCAGTGAGTTTTACGGGGAAGCGATTTCTGAATCGTTGTTCCTGCAGGCACTCGAGGCATCAGCAAAACGTGGAGAATCCTCACTGGAAGTAATGTGTCACCCGGCGTTTATCGACAGTATCATCCGTCAGAGCGCCTATTGTTACCCCCGCTTGACTGAACTGGACGTGCTGACGTCGGCATCGCTCAAGTATGCGATTGCAGAGCGTGGCTACCGTCTGGGCAGTTTTCTTGATGTCTGACTCCTGAGTTTGCGGCGCGTGGTGCGCCGCTTTTTTTGCCTGCGATTTGCCTCAGGCCGGTATGGCCGGGATTTTAGCCGTTCTCGACCAGACGCGGTGGGCTGCCATCTGCGTAAACAGTTCATCCATAAAACGGCTATCCGCGTCACCACCTTCTACAACGCCTTCCTCACCCTGACTGTCGATGTGAAGTCGCGCTTTAAAGCGCCGGGCTTCACCTGCGAGAGCGATGGGTTTGAGATGCTTATACGCTTCCAGCAGGTAATATTGTGCATCGCCGTTGTCCTCGATATCGGCAATATCACCGCACGGTACAATAACGGCATCTACGGTGAGAGACGGCGCACCGGCAAAAGTGGCGGCGATGGTCAGTCGTGAACCGTCATCGGCAATAACGTCCCCCATCCGTGAATAGAGCAGTTTTGCATGAACGCCTTTCGCCTGAAGTGCCTGCAAAATGGACATCAGATCGGCTGATTTGACCTTGCCGTTGAGTAAAATCCCGACAACGCGGCCTTTAATATCGCCGTCCGGCACGGCATACAGACTGAGCGAAGGATCTTTCTTCAGTC comes from the Citrobacter amalonaticus genome and includes:
- the ves gene encoding environmental stress-induced protein Ves, with amino-acid sequence MEYFDIRKMPVNLWRNGAGETREICCFPPATRDFHWRASIASIAGNGEFSLFPGIERVITLLEGSEVTLESQGAFSHTLKQHQPFTFAGERVVKARLTEGQMSMDFNIMTRRDSCQAKVRVADRTFTTFGSRGGVVFVISGAWQLGDKLLTADQGACWHDGKHTLRLLKTEGKLLFSEITWLQGHSPDSVQ
- the chbC gene encoding PTS N,N'-diacetylchitobiose transporter subunit IIC; the encoded protein is MSNVIASLEKVLLPFAVKIGKQPHVNAIKNGFIRLMPLTLAGAMFVLINNVFLSFGEGSFFYSLGIRLDASTIENLNSLKGIGGNVYNGTLGIMSLMAPFFIGMALAEERKVDALAAGLLSVAAFMTVTPYSVGEAYAVGANWLGGANIISGIIIGLVVAEMFTFIVHRNWVIKLPDSVPASVSRSFSALIPGFIILSIMGIIAWALTTWGTNFHQIIMDTISTPLASLGSVVGWAYVLFVPLLWFFGIHGSLALTALDSGIMTPWALENIAIYQQYGSVDAALAAGKTFHVWAKPMLDSFIFLGGSGATLGLILAIFIASRRADYRQVAKLALPSGIFQINEPILFGLPIIMNPVMFIPFILVQPILAAITLIAYYLGIIPPITNIAPWTMPTGLGAFFNTNGSVAALLVALFNLGIATLIYLPFVVVANKAQNAIDKEESEEDIANALKF
- the nadE gene encoding ammonia-dependent NAD(+) synthetase, yielding MTLQHEIIKALGAKPHINPEEEIRRSVDFLKAYLQRYPFLKSLVLGISGGQDSTLAGKLCQTAISELRAETGNDALQFIAVRLPYGVQADEQDCQDAIDFIQPDRVLTVNIKGAVLASEQALREAGIELSDFVRGNEKARERMKAQYSIAGMTSGVVVGTDHAAEAITGFFTKYGDGGTDVNPLFRLNKRQGKQLLAALGCPEHLYKKAPTADLEDDRPSLPDEAALGVTYENIDDYLEGKTVDAAIAKIIEGWYLKTEHKRRPPITVFDDFWKQ
- the chbR gene encoding transcriptional regulator ChbR; its protein translation is MMQHQATAPEITIAREQQLFNGKNFHVFIYNKTESACGLHQHDYYEFTLVLTGRYYQEINGKRVLLERGDFVFVPLGSHHQSFYEFGSTRILNVGISKRFFEQHYSPLMPFCFVASQVYRTNSAFLTYVETVIASLNFRDTGLEEFVEVVTFYIINRLRHYREEQVLDDIPQWLKATVETMHNKAQFGENALENMVFLSAKSQEYLTRATQRYYSKTPMQLINEIRINFAKKQLEMTNYSVTDIAYEAGYSSPSLFIKTFKKMTSFTPNSYRKKLTQYNQ
- a CDS encoding 6-phospho-beta-glucosidase yields the protein MSQKLKVVTIGGGSSYTPELLEGFIKRYHELPVSELWLVDVEGGEEKLDIIYQLCQRMIEKAGVPMKVFKTLDRREALKDADFVTTQLRVGQLKARELDERIPLSHGYLGQETNGAGGLFKGLRTIPVIFDIIKDVEELCPNAWVINFTNPAGMVTEAVYRHTNFKRFIGVCNIPVGMKMFIHDVLALKESDDLSIDLFGLNHMVFIKDVIVNGQSRFAELLDGVASGQLKASTVKNIFDLPFSEGLIRSLNLLPCSYLLYYFKQKEMLAIEMGEYYKGGARAQVVQKVEKQLFDLYKNPELNIKPKELEQRGGAYYSDAACEVINAIFNDKQTEHYVNIPHHGHVDNIPADWAVEMTCTLGRDGATPTPRITHFDEKVLGLIYTIKGFEVAASNAALSGEFNDVLLALNLSPLVHSDHDAEGLARELILAHEKWLPNFAGCIAKLKDAQH
- the chbB gene encoding PTS N,N'-diacetylchitobiose transporter subunit IIB, which gives rise to MEKKHIYLFCSAGMSTSLLVSKMRAQAEKYDVPVIIEAYPETLAGEKGPNADVVLLGPQIGYMLPEIQRLLPNKPVEVIDSLLYGKVDGLGVLKAAVAAIKKAAAN
- the cho gene encoding excinuclease Cho — protein: MVRRQSVPRLEPETAVYEYPEHLRPFLDSLPAVPGVYLFHSESDTLPLYIGKSVNIRSRVLSHLRTPEEAAMLRQSRRISWIGTAGEIGALLLEARLIKEQQPLFNKRLRRNRQLCALTLRDGKVDVVYSRDVDFSHAPDLFGLFANRRAALAALQSLADEQKLCYGRLGLEPLSRGRACFRSALKRCAGVCCNKEHPQEHDARLQASLEKLRVICWPWKNAIALKESRAQMTQYHVINNWLWLGAVDTLEDAATLIQTPAGFDHDGYKILCKPLVSGACEIIELNPGNVPAAR
- the chbG gene encoding chitin disaccharide deacetylase, which encodes MERLLIVNADDFGLSKGQNYGIVEACRHGVVTSTTAMVNGDAIEHAVTLSRDLPTLAVGMHFVLTLGKPLTEMPGLTREGRLGKWIWQMAEEDTLPLDEIARELASQYQRFIDLFGREPTHLDSHHHVHMFPQIFPLVARFAAERNIALRIDRQPVFRTGDLPATLRSSQGFSSEFYGEAISESLFLQALEASAKRGESSLEVMCHPAFIDSIIRQSAYCYPRLTELDVLTSASLKYAIAERGYRLGSFLDV
- the spy gene encoding ATP-independent periplasmic protein-refolding chaperone Spy yields the protein MRKLTALFVASGLALGAANLAHAADTTTAAPADAKPMMQHKGKFGPHHDMMFKDLNLTDAQKQQIRDIMKDQRDQMKRPPVEERRAMHDIIASDTFDKAKAEAQITKMEEQRKASMLAHMETQNKIYNILTPEQKKQFNANFEKRLTERPARDGKMPVPAE
- the chbA gene encoding PTS N,N'-diacetylchitobiose transporter subunit IIA — encoded protein: MMDLENITDTQTEAEELEEVVMGLIINSGQARSLAYAALKQAKQGDFDAAKTMMEQSRMALNEAHLVQTKLIEGDQGEGKMKVSLVLVHAQDHLMTSMLARELVTELIELHEKLK
- the osmE gene encoding osmotically-inducible lipoprotein OsmE, with product MNRTIAGIFSAAAVLTMLAGCTAYDRTKDQFVQPVVKDVKKGMSRAQVAQIAGKPSSEVSMIHARGTCQTYILGQRDGKAETYFVALDDTGHVINSGYQSCAEYDTDPQAAKSQ